The DNA region GGCCGTCATTGAGACCGTTTTGGAGCGCGTGGCATGATCACGATTGACGATATCGAAGCCTCCGCCAGCCGGGCCGAGGGTGTTGTCCGGCGTACGCCGTTGCTGTCGTCGCCCTTCATTGACGAGATCGCTGGGCGTCGCGTGCTCCTGAAGGCCGAGGTTTTGCAGCATACCGGGTCGTTCAAGTTTCGCGGCGGGTGGTCTGCGTTAACGGCGTTAACCAAGGACGCGCGCGGGGTGATCGCCTATTCCTCGGGCAACCACGCGCAGGGGGTGGCGCGGGCGGCCGAGATTTTGGGCGTGCCCGCGACGATCCTGATGCCCGCCGATGCGCCCGCGTTGAAAATCGCCAACACTCGCGCCATGGGAGCCGATGTGGTGCTCTATGATCGCGCGGGCGGAGAGGACCGGGCCGAGATTGGCGCGCGGTTGAGCGAGGAACGGGGACTGACGCTGGTGAAACCCTACGACGATCCGAAGGTGATGGCCGGGCAGGGTACTTGCGGGCTGGAGATTGCGGAGCAGGCTTTGGCAGCGGGGGTGGCGGAGGCGACGGTTTTGACGTGCTGTGGTGGGGGTGGTTTGACCTCTGGCATTTCCACGGCGCTGGAGGCGAAGGCCCCGAGCCTGCGGGTGCGCCCGGTGGAGCCCGAGGGGTTCGACGACGCCACGCGGTCGCTGGCGGCGGGCGAAATCCTGTCCAATGCGGGCGCGGAGGTGGGCTTGTGCGATGCGGTGCTGACGCCCGCACCCGGGCGGCTGACCTTCCCGGTGATGCAGCGGCTTTGTGGGCCGGGGATTGTTGTCACGGAGCGCCAGGTGAAATCGGCCATGGCGGTGGCGGCGAGCCGGTTGAAACTGGTGGTGGAACCCGGTGGAGCCGTGGCCTTGGCCGCGGCGCTCTACCATGGCGATGCGTTGGCCGACGGACCGGTTATTGCGACGCTGTCGGGGGGGAATGTGGACCTGGGAGTATTCGCGCAGATCGTGGCGGAGGCCGAGGGCTAGGCGGCCTCTCGCGGGGTCGGGCGAGCGCGTCCGTGGCGGATGGCGAAGATGGCGAAGGCACCGGCCATGAGGACGGCGGCCACAAGAAACGGCGCGCCGGGCAGGCGCAGAATGGCCTCGTCCCGGGTGAACCAGAAGAAGGCCTGCGTCATGACGATCGGGCTGAGGATCATCGACAGGGATGAAATGGAGGCGAGGACGCCCTGAAGCTCTCCCTGCTGGTCGGCCCCTGCCGCCCGGCTCATCACGCCTTGCATGGCCGGGGCGACCACTGCACCCATCGCGGAGACCGGGATCAGGGCCCAGATCATCCAGGCCTCGGTCGCCAGGCCATAGCAGATCAGGCAGCACACATTGAGGATCAGGCCCCAATAGACTGTTCGCGTCTCGCCCAATCGCGGGAGGACCAGGCGGATCAGCCCGCCCTGCACGACGGCCATCGAAATCCCGTAGACGGTCAGCGACAGGCCGATCATGCGTGACGTCCAGCCAAACGCTGCCTGGCCGTAATAGGCCCAGATTGCGGGGTAGACGAAGTTGGCGATCTGGTAGGCCAGCATCACCATCAGCAACAGGCGCACGCCGGGCAGAGCGCCAATTTGCAAAAGCCCGCCCGCCGGGTTGGCACGGCGCCACTGGAACGGGCGGCGGCGATCCTTGGGCAGGCTTTCGGGCAGGATGAAGTATCCGAACGCGAAGTTGGCAGCGGCCAGGCACGCAGCGGCCACAAAGGGCGCGCGCGGGTCGAACTCGCCCAGAAACGCTGCGACGAGGGGACCGAGGACGAAGCCTATGCCGAAACCCGCAGAGATCAGGCCGAAGTTCTGGGCGCGTTTTTCGGGCGGAGAGATGTCGGCCATATAGGCCAGCGCCGTGGCGTGCGTGCCCGCCGCGATGCCCGCCACGATGCGGCCCGCGATCAGGATCCAGATGGTGTGGGCGAGGCTCATCACGACGTAGTCGGCGGCGAGAACCGCCAGCGATATCAGGAGGATGGGGCGGCGGCCAAACCTGTCCGACAGGTTGCCGAGGGTGGGGGAGCAGAGGAATTGCATTACCGCGTAGGTGGTGGATAGGAGGCCGCCCCAAAGGGCCGCGTTGGCAAGACCCGCGCCGCGCACCTCGGTGATCAGGTCGGGCATGACGGGCAGGATCAGGCCGATGCCCATCGCGTCGATGGTGACCGTGATCAGGATGAAGAGGGTGGGCAGGCGCATGTGGTGGATCCTGACGACGATGTGTCAGGGTAGGTTGACAGATTAGGGCGTGCAAGGGGGAAAGGGGGCGGCGCTTCGCGCCTGCTTGATGCCCTGCGGGCGGGGGTGCCTCCTCCGTGCTGCGCACGTCCTCGGCGCGGCTAGGCGAGATGCGCGCGGGCGGCTTGGGCGAAGGCGCGTGCCTCGGCTGGGGCCTGGCCGAGGCTTTGCGGCGGGGTCAGTGGTGGCAGGGGCGCATCGGGGTGTGCCTCTGTGACCAGATCGGGCAGGGGGCGGTTATGTGCGATTGCCTCCTTGGTCAGGCGTTTGACCTCGGCCTGGGCATCGGGGCGGCGCAGGGTTGCGGTAAGGGCAAAGGATAGGGTCTCGGCATGGATCAGGCCCAGGGGATCTTGCAGGTGCGCGGCCATGGCATCCGCGTCTGCCGTGATGTTGCGCGCCAGGTCGATTGCCAAGGCGCTGGCGCGGGCGCTGGCCGAGACGAGCGGCGGCAGGGTCAGCCATTCGGTGAACCAGGCCGCGCCGTCGCGGGCCTCCCCATGGGGGACGCTCATCGCGGCGACCTGAGCGGGGGCCATCCGGGCCAGCGCCACAAGGGCGGAGGCCGCCACAGGATTCTGTTTTTGCGGCATGGTTGAGGAGGCCCCTGCGCCACCAATCCGAACCTCGCCCACGTCCGAGCGGCTGAGGCGCAGGACATCCTCACCGATCTTGCCCATGGCGACGGCGGCACCGCTCAGCCATCCCGCGATCTCTATGATCCGCGCGCGGTCGGCATGCCACGACTGCTTTGGATCGCTCAGGCCCAGTGCCTCGGCCAATGCGGCGCGCAAAGCGGCGGGGTCCGGCCCCAACTGGCTGGCCGTGCCCGCCGCCCCCGAAAGCGACACGCAAAGGGCGTAGTCGCGCAGATCCGGCAACCGCTCCAGCAGGCGGATCACGGGCCAGCCCCACCCGGCAACCAGCGCGCCGAAGCTGCTTGGCACGGCGAACTGCCCGTAGGTGCGTGCGGCTTGGGGTGTCTCTGCATGGGCCTCTGCCAAATCGGTTAACACCGTTAACAAATCGCGCAGACGGCCCTCCATCAAGGCCAGAACTTGCCGCAAACGCAGGCTTTGGGCGGTGTCTTGAATATCCTGGGAGGTCGCACCCCAGTGCAGATATTGCGCGTGCTCCGGGGCCTCCAACGCGTCCCGCATCGCCGCCACGAGGCCCGGCACCACGACGCCGTTCGCCCCGGCCAGCCCCATCGGGTCAATCTGGATCTCCATTGTGGCCCGGTGGAGGAACGCGCCCGAAATCTCGGGGATCACGCCCGCTGCGCCCTGAACCTTCGCCAAGGCCCCCAGCACCAGCATCATCGCGCGCACCTCAGCGCTGTCCGACAGAAGCCGCGCGACCTCCGCATCGCTAAAGAGATCGCGGTGGATGGTGCTGTCAAAGACGGAGGTGCTCATGGCAAATGCCCGATATCGGTGAGGAATGTGGTGAGGTGGGCGGCGTAGGTCTTCGGGTCTTCCACGCAGGGCAGATGCCCCACACCGCGCATCAATTCGAACCGCGCGCCGGGGATCAGATTGGCCAATTCGCGCACCAGATCCGGCGGCGTGGCCCCGTCGCGGTCCCCCGCAATCACCAGCGTGGGCAGGCGCAGCGTGGCTGTTGTGCTGTAGAAATCGCTGCCCGCGATGGCGGCGGAACAGCCCGCATAGCCGTCCTCGGGGCAGGTCTCCACCATCCGCCGCCACGGGGCCACGGCGGGGCTGTTGCGGAACGCGGGGGAAAACCACCGCTCCAGGATCGCGTCGGCCATCGACGCCAGGCCCTCCCGGCGCAGCAGGGCGATCCGGTCCTCCCACATCTGGCGGGTGCCGATCTTGGCGGCGGTGTTCGACAGTACTATCGCGCGCACCAGGTCGAGCCGCTTGGCCGCCAGCCCCTGCGCGATCAGCCCGCCGATGGACAGCCCCACGAACACCGCATCTCGGACGTCGAGCGTGTCCATCACCCGCTCCGCATCGCGCACCAAATTGCCCATGGAATAAGGCGCGGCGGGGCAGGTGGACAGCCCATGGCCGCGTTTATCGTATCGGATGATCCGCAAGCCGGAGGGCAGCAGCGGCAGGACCCTATCCCACAGCCGCAGATCGGTCCCCAGCGAATTGGCAAAGACCACCGCCGGGCCATCCTCTGGCCCCTCGACCTGCACATGCAGAGCCACATCATCAAACGTCAGAACATCCATGGCCCGGTTGTTCCCCGATCCGGCGC from Jannaschia sp. CCS1 includes:
- the pcaD gene encoding 3-oxoadipate enol-lactonase, producing MDVLTFDDVALHVQVEGPEDGPAVVFANSLGTDLRLWDRVLPLLPSGLRIIRYDKRGHGLSTCPAAPYSMGNLVRDAERVMDTLDVRDAVFVGLSIGGLIAQGLAAKRLDLVRAIVLSNTAAKIGTRQMWEDRIALLRREGLASMADAILERWFSPAFRNSPAVAPWRRMVETCPEDGYAGCSAAIAGSDFYSTTATLRLPTLVIAGDRDGATPPDLVRELANLIPGARFELMRGVGHLPCVEDPKTYAAHLTTFLTDIGHLP
- a CDS encoding TCR/Tet family MFS transporter, producing MRLPTLFILITVTIDAMGIGLILPVMPDLITEVRGAGLANAALWGGLLSTTYAVMQFLCSPTLGNLSDRFGRRPILLISLAVLAADYVVMSLAHTIWILIAGRIVAGIAAGTHATALAYMADISPPEKRAQNFGLISAGFGIGFVLGPLVAAFLGEFDPRAPFVAAACLAAANFAFGYFILPESLPKDRRRPFQWRRANPAGGLLQIGALPGVRLLLMVMLAYQIANFVYPAIWAYYGQAAFGWTSRMIGLSLTVYGISMAVVQGGLIRLVLPRLGETRTVYWGLILNVCCLICYGLATEAWMIWALIPVSAMGAVVAPAMQGVMSRAAGADQQGELQGVLASISSLSMILSPIVMTQAFFWFTRDEAILRLPGAPFLVAAVLMAGAFAIFAIRHGRARPTPREAA
- a CDS encoding threonine ammonia-lyase, with the protein product MITIDDIEASASRAEGVVRRTPLLSSPFIDEIAGRRVLLKAEVLQHTGSFKFRGGWSALTALTKDARGVIAYSSGNHAQGVARAAEILGVPATILMPADAPALKIANTRAMGADVVLYDRAGGEDRAEIGARLSEERGLTLVKPYDDPKVMAGQGTCGLEIAEQALAAGVAEATVLTCCGGGGLTSGISTALEAKAPSLRVRPVEPEGFDDATRSLAAGEILSNAGAEVGLCDAVLTPAPGRLTFPVMQRLCGPGIVVTERQVKSAMAVAASRLKLVVEPGGAVALAAALYHGDALADGPVIATLSGGNVDLGVFAQIVAEAEG
- a CDS encoding lyase family protein, which translates into the protein MSTSVFDSTIHRDLFSDAEVARLLSDSAEVRAMMLVLGALAKVQGAAGVIPEISGAFLHRATMEIQIDPMGLAGANGVVVPGLVAAMRDALEAPEHAQYLHWGATSQDIQDTAQSLRLRQVLALMEGRLRDLLTVLTDLAEAHAETPQAARTYGQFAVPSSFGALVAGWGWPVIRLLERLPDLRDYALCVSLSGAAGTASQLGPDPAALRAALAEALGLSDPKQSWHADRARIIEIAGWLSGAAVAMGKIGEDVLRLSRSDVGEVRIGGAGASSTMPQKQNPVAASALVALARMAPAQVAAMSVPHGEARDGAAWFTEWLTLPPLVSASARASALAIDLARNITADADAMAAHLQDPLGLIHAETLSFALTATLRRPDAQAEVKRLTKEAIAHNRPLPDLVTEAHPDAPLPPLTPPQSLGQAPAEARAFAQAARAHLA